One Nostoc sp. TCL26-01 genomic window carries:
- a CDS encoding zinc ribbon domain-containing protein: MDTLKLPRPQESLADYIKRIRTSVGMTQFELAIAAGIHSRSIGKIERGLTTRLNHKTLRGLAGGLGIPQEYLEAVERGESVKPVSAVKFCPHCWTPGANPDPLWSQVRAKFCYLCGMQLQTSCAHCGELVVSLKYKFCPMCGKSYKQKSQNR, translated from the coding sequence ATGGATACTTTAAAACTGCCTCGACCCCAAGAATCCCTGGCTGACTATATCAAGCGCATTAGAACATCTGTTGGGATGACTCAGTTTGAGTTGGCTATTGCTGCGGGAATTCATTCTCGGTCTATTGGGAAGATTGAACGAGGATTAACCACCAGACTCAATCATAAAACGCTGCGTGGTCTTGCTGGTGGCTTAGGCATTCCCCAGGAATATCTGGAAGCTGTTGAAAGGGGTGAATCCGTTAAGCCTGTCAGTGCAGTTAAGTTTTGCCCGCATTGCTGGACTCCTGGGGCGAATCCCGATCCTCTCTGGAGTCAAGTTAGGGCTAAGTTTTGTTATCTGTGCGGTATGCAGTTGCAGACGAGTTGCGCTCACTGTGGTGAGTTAGTTGTGTCTTTGAAGTATAAATTTTGTCCGATGTGCGGCAAGTCTTATAAACAGAAGAGTCAAAATCGCTGA
- a CDS encoding YhcG family protein, producing MTDSLFPELTNYDAFLNMLKQRVRTAQIRAALAVNQELVVLYWQIGREILQRQQDDGWGTKVIERLAKDLKQEFPDIKGFSRTNLLYMRAFASAYPDESFVHQLGGQIPWRHNCVLLDRVKAPEQRVWYIQQTIQNGWSRAILEMQIESRLYERQGSAVTNFSQTLPKPQSDLAQQLIKDPYNFDFLTLGKEAQERDLERALVERIRDFLLELGTGFSFVGSQYPLEVSGQEYRLDLLFYHLTLRCYVIIDLKMVEFQPEFSGKMNFYVSAVNAILRHPDDQPTIGIILCKSKNKTVAELALQGMTQPIGVSTHQIGQEVPEQLKGILPTVEQLEMELNTVAAELEAQKDSRLDM from the coding sequence GTGACCGATTCCCTTTTTCCAGAACTGACCAACTATGATGCTTTTCTAAACATGCTTAAACAGCGTGTTCGCACGGCGCAAATACGGGCGGCACTCGCTGTTAACCAAGAATTGGTGGTGCTTTATTGGCAGATCGGCAGGGAGATTTTACAACGCCAGCAGGATGATGGGTGGGGAACGAAGGTAATTGAGCGTCTTGCCAAGGATTTAAAACAGGAGTTCCCAGACATAAAGGGTTTTTCCCGTACAAACCTGCTCTATATGCGGGCTTTCGCGTCAGCTTACCCGGATGAGTCATTTGTCCACCAGCTTGGTGGACAAATCCCCTGGCGGCATAACTGTGTCTTGCTGGATCGTGTAAAAGCGCCAGAGCAGAGGGTTTGGTACATCCAGCAAACCATCCAAAACGGCTGGAGCCGTGCCATCCTGGAAATGCAGATTGAGAGCCGTCTTTATGAACGCCAAGGCAGCGCAGTCACCAATTTTAGCCAGACCTTGCCTAAACCCCAATCCGATCTGGCACAGCAGCTGATCAAAGACCCGTATAATTTTGACTTCCTGACATTGGGCAAAGAGGCGCAGGAAAGGGATTTGGAGCGGGCGCTGGTAGAGCGCATTCGTGACTTTCTCCTGGAACTCGGAACAGGGTTCTCGTTTGTGGGAAGTCAGTATCCTCTTGAGGTCAGCGGACAGGAATACAGGCTTGATCTGCTGTTTTATCACCTCACGCTGCGCTGCTATGTCATTATTGACCTGAAAATGGTGGAATTTCAGCCAGAATTTTCGGGGAAAATGAACTTCTATGTATCAGCAGTGAACGCTATTCTGCGCCATCCTGATGATCAGCCTACCATCGGTATCATTCTTTGCAAGTCTAAAAACAAGACGGTTGCCGAACTCGCACTGCAAGGGATGACACAACCTATCGGCGTTTCCACACACCAGATAGGACAAGAGGTTCCAGAACAGCTTAAAGGCATTCTGCCTACGGTGGAACAATTGGAGATGGAACTGAATACGGTGGCAGCCGAACTTGAAGCACAGAAGGATAGCAGGCTGGATATGTAA